A single window of Methanoregula sp. DNA harbors:
- a CDS encoding type II toxin-antitoxin system HicB family antitoxin → MDQMSYRVLLRKEPEGGYTAIVPMLPGCVTFGDTIEEAIAMAKEAIELYLESLKAHGEEIPTEEGILEYTVMVKAHA, encoded by the coding sequence ATGGATCAGATGAGCTATCGGGTTCTGCTCAGGAAAGAGCCGGAAGGCGGGTATACCGCAATCGTTCCGATGCTTCCCGGCTGCGTCACGTTCGGCGACACCATTGAAGAAGCTATTGCAATGGCAAAAGAAGCAATCGAGCTCTACCTCGAAAGCCTCAAAGCTCACGGAGAGGAGATCCCGACCGAAGAAGGTATCCTCGAATACACGGTCATGGTAAAGGCACATGCCTAA
- a CDS encoding type II toxin-antitoxin system HicA family toxin, whose protein sequence is MPKLPRLTPQKTIKILESRGFVLDRTKGSHHIFFHPESKRRVVVPVHQKDLPVGTLIEILKQAGIEKDDMREFL, encoded by the coding sequence ATGCCTAAACTCCCGCGGCTGACACCGCAGAAGACCATAAAAATTCTGGAAAGCCGTGGGTTTGTCCTTGACCGGACAAAGGGAAGCCACCATATCTTTTTTCATCCCGAATCAAAACGGCGGGTGGTTGTCCCGGTACACCAAAAGGATCTTCCGGTCGGGACGCTCATCGAGATCCTCAAACAGGCCGGGATCGAGAAAGATGACATGCGCGAATTCCTGTGA
- a CDS encoding beta-ribofuranosylaminobenzene 5'-phosphate synthase, translating into MSCEAVFPAAGCGAIVVLVLYRRSVSLLVLVQRIIGMDITKGLDKIERDVGHLSPFQKFLLGTDGSVTQLLEAVTGHQVSIKTIVQEVVPADAAVADRLGIPTGESVNHRVVELKDAETGTVLIYAVSETPLSRLSPEFREDLMKADIPIGKIISRHKIEARREILSARVTPADGTTGPLFSVCRNEPLVSRDYRIIHREKPLIFITEQFPYNRFLDERRVIVETGSRIHLGLIEMNGGSGRVDGGIGIALDDPRVLLEAKQSAEVEISGCDEATGRLVRDIATRTLAGIRAGAGASITVRSSYPSHTGLGSGSQISLATSRAICELYGRQMTVHELAQMTGRGGTSGIGTAAFEIGGFIIDGGHRFGPGAEKTGFAPSSASKGIRPAPVTVRHDFPKDWKIMLAIPDIPKGASGGRELDIFQKHCPVPLEEVQALCHEVLVRMLPGIVEHDLDLFGSSVNNIQSLGFKKVEHSLQPKEMGGLLGAMRQAGAAGAGMSSFGPALYAVCDTGVRDAESAARSYMDGWCGGTTLITLARNTGAIVRVA; encoded by the coding sequence ATGAGCTGCGAAGCAGTCTTTCCTGCTGCCGGTTGCGGTGCCATAGTTGTTCTCGTACTGTACCGGAGATCAGTATCCTTATTAGTCCTTGTGCAGAGGATCATCGGGATGGATATCACTAAGGGCCTTGATAAGATCGAGAGGGACGTGGGGCACCTCTCTCCCTTCCAGAAATTTCTTCTCGGGACTGACGGTTCAGTCACGCAGCTCCTTGAAGCGGTAACGGGACATCAGGTCAGTATCAAGACAATCGTACAGGAAGTCGTCCCTGCGGATGCTGCGGTTGCTGACCGGCTCGGCATCCCCACCGGCGAAAGCGTCAACCACCGGGTTGTGGAGTTAAAAGACGCGGAAACCGGCACCGTTCTCATCTACGCTGTCTCGGAGACGCCCCTCTCCCGGCTATCGCCGGAGTTCAGAGAGGATCTTATGAAGGCGGATATCCCGATCGGTAAAATCATCAGCCGGCACAAGATCGAGGCACGGCGCGAGATCCTCTCTGCCCGCGTCACCCCCGCAGATGGCACGACCGGACCCTTGTTTTCGGTCTGCAGAAACGAGCCTCTCGTCTCCCGCGATTACCGGATCATCCACAGGGAAAAACCCCTGATCTTCATCACCGAACAGTTCCCCTACAACCGGTTCCTTGATGAGCGGCGCGTAATTGTCGAGACCGGCAGCCGTATCCACCTCGGACTCATCGAGATGAACGGCGGGTCCGGGAGGGTTGATGGCGGCATCGGGATTGCGCTGGACGACCCCCGCGTGCTGCTGGAAGCTAAGCAGAGTGCTGAAGTGGAAATTTCCGGCTGCGATGAGGCAACCGGCCGGCTGGTCAGGGATATCGCAACCCGCACGCTTGCCGGCATCCGTGCCGGGGCAGGGGCATCGATCACGGTCCGGTCCTCGTACCCTTCCCATACCGGCCTTGGCTCCGGCTCGCAGATCTCTCTTGCAACCTCACGGGCAATCTGCGAGCTTTATGGCAGGCAGATGACGGTTCATGAGCTTGCACAGATGACGGGCCGGGGCGGAACATCCGGCATCGGCACCGCGGCGTTTGAGATCGGCGGTTTCATTATTGACGGCGGGCACCGGTTCGGGCCGGGTGCTGAGAAGACCGGGTTTGCCCCGTCATCCGCTTCAAAGGGGATCCGCCCTGCACCGGTCACCGTCCGGCACGACTTCCCAAAGGACTGGAAAATCATGCTCGCGATCCCCGACATCCCGAAAGGTGCAAGCGGCGGGCGGGAACTGGACATCTTCCAGAAGCACTGCCCGGTGCCGCTTGAAGAGGTGCAAGCTCTCTGCCACGAGGTGCTGGTGCGGATGCTGCCCGGCATCGTGGAACACGACCTCGACCTGTTCGGCTCATCGGTCAACAATATCCAAAGCCTCGGGTTCAAGAAGGTCGAACACAGCCTCCAGCCAAAGGAGATGGGCGGGCTTCTAGGCGCGATGCGGCAGGCGGGTGCAGCTGGCGCTGGCATGAGCTCGTTCGGGCCGGCACTCTATGCCGTGTGCGATACTGGTGTGCGGGATGCAGAATCTGCCGCCCGGTCGTACATGGACGGCTGGTGCGGCGGGACGACTCTCATCACATTGGCGCGGAATACGGGCGCCATCGTGAGAGTTGCATGA
- a CDS encoding Hsp20/alpha crystallin family protein, whose amino-acid sequence MTREKPEKKSTDVIPITPGSSQIPRRGQSWLERDFDSIFDDFRRSFDVMMRPYIPLEMQMQDLGMLPVRYAPLDFIDEGDHYLIHVELPGFTKDNVEVQVNRDGLTVRAKKETEKEDKKKNYLHRERAYSAFERSISFPEEVDPAKAEGTMKEGVLELKVNKKEPKPEVKPRKIELK is encoded by the coding sequence ATGACCCGTGAAAAACCTGAGAAAAAAAGTACTGATGTAATTCCCATCACTCCGGGTTCTTCGCAGATACCCCGGAGAGGGCAGAGCTGGCTTGAACGTGACTTCGACTCCATCTTCGATGACTTCCGGAGGTCGTTCGATGTCATGATGCGACCGTATATTCCGCTGGAGATGCAGATGCAGGACCTCGGCATGCTGCCGGTCCGGTACGCACCGCTCGATTTCATCGATGAGGGAGACCACTACCTCATCCATGTCGAGCTCCCGGGCTTTACGAAGGATAATGTGGAGGTCCAGGTCAACAGGGACGGACTGACCGTCCGTGCAAAGAAAGAGACAGAGAAAGAAGACAAGAAGAAGAACTATCTCCACCGCGAGCGGGCGTACTCCGCATTTGAACGGTCCATCTCATTCCCGGAAGAAGTTGATCCGGCAAAAGCCGAAGGTACGATGAAGGAGGGAGTGCTGGAACTCAAAGTTAACAAAAAAGAGCCCAAACCTGAAGTGAAACCAAGGAAGATCGAACTGAAGTGA
- a CDS encoding radical SAM protein, translating into MNRITQCLHGRGTISAVMKHRHAHPAKVPSGLMAFSGMPRPVVFWNITDRCNLSCEHCYSRSGPDRDVAGELTTAEAIAFIDDMAGFEIPLILFTGGEPLLRHDIWELAGHAAANGIKTALSTNGTLITAENARKIKESGIEYAGISLDGATAETHDRFRNAPGAFDRTIAAFARCREAGVRCGVRVTLTKENFGELNDLIDLSRSLGASRFCLYWLVPSGRGSDSYSRIQLGSHEVTEALSLLYRKAQEIPPDEMEFLTVDAPQDCIHLLKSMERDGSPDLEDAKNLLKSLKGGCSAGNRAANVDPRGNVYPCQFARLPVFFIGNIRTRPFSVLWTDVSNPILSRFRDKTGDIGGKCRTCGYFNLCGGGCRVRAFAATGDVSAGDPFCFINQDVWQQE; encoded by the coding sequence GTGAACAGGATCACCCAGTGCCTCCATGGCCGGGGCACTATCAGCGCCGTGATGAAACACCGGCATGCACACCCCGCCAAGGTACCGAGCGGGCTCATGGCATTTTCCGGTATGCCGCGCCCGGTCGTTTTCTGGAATATTACCGACCGGTGCAACCTCTCGTGCGAGCACTGCTACAGCCGTTCAGGTCCTGATCGTGACGTGGCAGGTGAACTGACAACTGCCGAGGCGATCGCTTTTATTGACGACATGGCCGGATTTGAAATCCCCCTCATCCTTTTTACCGGCGGCGAACCGCTCCTGCGCCATGATATCTGGGAACTTGCAGGCCACGCTGCGGCAAACGGGATCAAGACGGCACTCAGTACGAACGGCACCCTGATCACTGCGGAAAATGCCCGGAAGATCAAAGAAAGCGGGATCGAATATGCCGGGATCTCGCTCGACGGGGCGACTGCAGAGACCCATGACCGGTTCCGGAATGCTCCCGGTGCATTTGACCGTACGATTGCAGCATTTGCCCGGTGCCGGGAAGCAGGAGTCCGGTGCGGGGTGCGGGTCACGCTGACAAAGGAAAATTTCGGGGAACTTAACGACCTCATTGATCTCTCCCGCTCCCTTGGTGCCTCCCGGTTCTGCCTGTACTGGCTCGTCCCGAGCGGCAGGGGAAGCGACAGCTATTCCCGGATCCAGCTCGGCAGCCACGAAGTGACTGAAGCCCTCTCGCTCCTGTACCGGAAGGCACAGGAGATCCCGCCGGATGAGATGGAGTTTCTTACGGTTGACGCCCCGCAGGACTGCATCCACCTGCTCAAGTCCATGGAACGGGACGGTTCACCGGACCTTGAGGATGCAAAAAATCTCCTGAAGTCCTTAAAGGGCGGGTGCAGCGCAGGCAACCGGGCGGCAAATGTCGATCCCCGGGGAAACGTTTACCCCTGCCAGTTTGCCAGATTGCCGGTTTTTTTTATCGGGAATATCCGTACGCGACCGTTCAGTGTACTCTGGACCGATGTTTCCAACCCGATCCTCTCCCGGTTCCGGGATAAAACCGGAGATATCGGCGGAAAATGCCGGACATGCGGATATTTCAATCTCTGTGGCGGGGGGTGCAGGGTGCGGGCGTTTGCAGCAACCGGGGATGTATCAGCCGGTGATCCCTTCTGTTTTATCAATCAGGATGTTTGGCAGCAGGAGTAA
- a CDS encoding Lrp/AsnC family transcriptional regulator — protein MDPHDLQILSSLEGGLPLVSEPYEEIGKQIGMNGEEVLERIRDLQASGIIRRFRARINQRLVGITANALVAWKCNGQEAGRIGGLLASYPCVTHCYERRPVPGKWEYNLYTVHHGFSRKEVQEEVRLIAGKTNLTDYTILFSTEEFKRVPNVRIRENGGGVL, from the coding sequence ATGGACCCGCATGATCTCCAGATCCTCTCATCTCTTGAAGGCGGCCTCCCGCTCGTTTCCGAACCCTATGAGGAGATCGGGAAGCAGATAGGGATGAACGGGGAGGAGGTGCTGGAGAGGATCCGCGATCTTCAGGCTTCCGGCATCATCCGCAGGTTCCGGGCCCGGATCAACCAGCGGCTTGTCGGGATTACAGCCAATGCCCTCGTTGCATGGAAATGCAACGGGCAGGAGGCTGGCAGGATCGGGGGGTTGCTGGCTTCCTACCCCTGCGTCACCCATTGTTATGAACGCAGGCCGGTGCCGGGTAAGTGGGAATATAACCTTTATACGGTGCACCACGGCTTTTCCCGCAAAGAAGTTCAGGAGGAAGTCCGGCTGATCGCAGGCAAAACGAATCTTACTGATTACACCATCCTGTTCAGCACCGAAGAGTTCAAGCGCGTGCCGAACGTGAGGATCCGGGAGAACGGGGGCGGTGTCCTGTGA
- a CDS encoding AsnC family transcriptional regulator, with product MTENVLPDRLDLCILDALQQEIPLVPRPFGEIASRLGIPEQLLLERLRRLQDARIIRGISPIIESRPMGLAAATLVALPVPQDRISTVAAIISRYPEVSHNFRRDHHYSLWFTLAAKDDTALRQVLDTILSETGIPEDTILNLPTVQKIKIDVQFPFTRQQEEEPHGPA from the coding sequence ATGACGGAAAATGTGCTGCCGGACCGGCTGGACCTGTGCATTCTTGATGCCCTGCAGCAGGAGATCCCGCTTGTTCCCCGGCCATTTGGAGAGATCGCATCACGGCTCGGGATCCCTGAGCAGCTCCTGCTGGAACGGCTGCGGCGGCTTCAGGATGCCCGGATCATCCGGGGCATATCGCCCATCATCGAGTCCCGGCCGATGGGCCTTGCCGCAGCAACGCTGGTTGCGCTTCCCGTGCCGCAGGACAGGATCTCCACTGTTGCTGCCATCATCAGCCGGTATCCTGAAGTGTCCCACAATTTCCGGCGGGACCATCATTACTCGCTCTGGTTTACGCTTGCCGCAAAGGATGACACGGCTCTCCGGCAGGTTCTTGATACGATCCTCTCGGAGACCGGAATACCTGAGGATACGATCCTCAATCTTCCCACCGTTCAGAAGATCAAGATCGATGTGCAGTTCCCGTTCACCCGGCAACAGGAGGAGGAACCCCATGGACCCGCATGA
- a CDS encoding radical SAM protein, which produces MNGAGNGPRLISWNITLRCPLKCAHCYVDAGKREAEGVLSTKEAFGIIDQICKTGKPIVVLSGGEPLMREDIFAIARYGTERGLRMVMGTSGYLIDKDTAVKLRGVGIRAVAISLDSKDAATHDSFRGLEGVWERAVQAIGHCRNAGIAVQINMSVMRSAISDVEDVIGLGTALGVSDYQLFFPVPTGRARQIESRRPEEYEELIRQILIRYRNSDLNIRPTCAPQFRRIADEAGIRNPAWGRGCLAGISYCRIYANGDVTPCPYLPVSTGNVRTIPFDEIWYHAEIFRALRDPDLLTGKCGRCRYKTVCGGCRARAFRGANALPHRWCDGLEKPGALIGEICAEDPLCPYETGDAA; this is translated from the coding sequence TTGAACGGTGCAGGGAACGGTCCGCGTCTTATCTCGTGGAACATCACGCTCAGGTGTCCCCTGAAGTGTGCCCACTGTTACGTGGACGCTGGCAAACGAGAAGCAGAGGGAGTGCTTTCCACAAAGGAAGCGTTCGGCATCATCGACCAGATCTGTAAGACCGGGAAACCAATTGTCGTGCTCTCCGGAGGGGAACCTCTCATGAGGGAGGATATCTTTGCCATTGCCCGGTACGGGACTGAACGGGGGCTCCGGATGGTCATGGGCACCAGCGGGTATCTTATCGACAAAGACACTGCAGTAAAACTCCGGGGAGTGGGGATTCGGGCAGTGGCCATCAGCCTGGACTCGAAAGACGCGGCGACCCACGATTCGTTCCGCGGCCTTGAGGGGGTATGGGAGCGGGCCGTTCAGGCCATCGGGCACTGCCGCAATGCGGGGATCGCTGTCCAGATCAATATGTCGGTGATGCGGTCTGCCATCAGCGATGTTGAAGACGTGATCGGGCTCGGGACGGCTCTCGGGGTCAGTGATTACCAGCTCTTCTTCCCGGTTCCTACCGGAAGGGCACGGCAGATAGAGTCACGCAGGCCGGAGGAATACGAGGAACTGATCCGGCAGATCCTTATCCGGTACCGGAATTCCGATCTGAATATCCGCCCGACCTGCGCCCCCCAGTTCCGCCGGATCGCGGACGAGGCTGGCATCCGGAACCCGGCATGGGGCCGGGGCTGTCTTGCGGGAATCAGTTACTGCCGGATTTACGCCAATGGCGATGTGACGCCCTGCCCGTACCTGCCGGTTAGCACCGGCAATGTGCGGACTATACCATTTGATGAGATCTGGTACCATGCTGAAATCTTCCGGGCACTCAGGGATCCGGACCTGCTCACCGGTAAATGCGGGCGGTGCCGGTATAAAACCGTCTGCGGGGGCTGCCGGGCGCGGGCGTTCCGCGGGGCAAATGCCCTCCCCCATCGCTGGTGTGACGGGCTGGAAAAACCGGGCGCTCTCATAGGGGAAATCTGTGCCGAAGATCCGTTATGCCCGTACGAAACGGGGGATGCAGCATGA
- the katG gene encoding catalase/peroxidase HPI: MTDDSKSPVTAGANKQATGRGRSIQDWWPNQLNLKVLHQHSPLVSPMGGEFNYASEFNNLDLAATKKDLKALMTDSKDWWPADFGHYGPLLIRMAWHSAGTYRTGDGRGGAGSAQQRFPPLNSWPDNVNLDKARRLLWPIKQKYGRKISWADLMILAGNVALESMGFKTFGFAGGREDAWEPEESVYWGSESMWLEDKRYSGERKLENPLAAVQMGLIYVNPEGPNGVPDPVAAAKDIRETFARMAMNDEETVALIAGGHSFGKTHGAGPATHVGPEPEAAPIEEQGLGWKSSFGTGKGGDAITSGLEVTWTNTPTKWSNNFFRILFENEWELTKSPAGAHQWKPKGDAGTGTVPDAHDKSKRHAPAMLTTDLSLRFDPVYEKISRRFMENPDLFADAFARAWFKLTHRDMGPRSRYLGPEVPAEELIWQDPIPAVNHPLINAQDIASLKGKILDSRLSVSELVSTAWASASTFRGSDKRGGANGARIRLAPQKDWEVNQPARLAKVLRTLEGIQSAFNSAASGGKKVSLADLIVLAGCAGVEQAAKNAGYNVTVPFTPGRMDASQEQTDVASFAVLEPKADGFRNYEKTRFAASAEELLVDKAQLLTLTAPEMTVLVGGMRVLKTNFGGSQHGVFTRRPEALTNDFFVNLLDMGTEWKAVSDARDMFEGRDRRTGEVRWTGTRVDLIFGSNSQLRALAEVYGSADGQLKFVEDFVMAWTKVMNLDRFDLARS, from the coding sequence ATGACTGACGACAGCAAGAGCCCGGTAACGGCCGGGGCAAACAAACAGGCAACCGGCCGGGGCAGGTCCATCCAGGACTGGTGGCCGAACCAGTTGAACCTGAAGGTTCTTCACCAGCACTCTCCCCTGGTAAGTCCGATGGGCGGGGAGTTCAACTACGCTTCCGAATTCAACAATCTCGACCTGGCGGCCACAAAGAAGGATCTGAAGGCGCTGATGACCGATTCGAAGGACTGGTGGCCGGCGGATTTCGGCCACTACGGGCCCCTGCTTATTCGCATGGCGTGGCACAGCGCCGGCACGTACCGTACCGGTGACGGTCGAGGCGGCGCCGGTTCCGCCCAGCAGCGCTTTCCGCCCCTCAACAGCTGGCCCGACAACGTGAACCTCGACAAGGCGCGCCGGCTGCTCTGGCCGATCAAGCAGAAGTATGGCAGGAAGATCTCATGGGCCGACCTCATGATCCTTGCCGGCAATGTCGCCCTGGAGTCGATGGGGTTCAAGACCTTCGGCTTTGCCGGGGGCCGTGAGGATGCCTGGGAGCCGGAAGAGAGCGTGTACTGGGGTTCTGAGAGCATGTGGCTGGAAGACAAACGCTACTCCGGCGAACGGAAGCTTGAAAATCCCCTCGCTGCCGTGCAGATGGGACTGATCTACGTCAATCCGGAAGGCCCGAACGGCGTCCCTGATCCGGTCGCTGCGGCAAAGGATATCCGCGAGACGTTTGCCCGCATGGCCATGAATGACGAGGAGACGGTTGCGCTCATCGCCGGCGGTCACTCCTTTGGCAAGACCCACGGCGCCGGCCCTGCAACCCACGTGGGACCCGAGCCCGAAGCAGCCCCCATCGAGGAGCAGGGACTCGGCTGGAAGAGCAGTTTCGGCACCGGTAAAGGCGGGGATGCGATCACAAGCGGCCTGGAGGTCACCTGGACCAACACGCCGACGAAGTGGAGCAACAACTTCTTCCGGATCCTGTTTGAAAACGAGTGGGAACTGACAAAGAGCCCCGCCGGTGCGCACCAGTGGAAGCCGAAGGGCGACGCAGGCACCGGCACGGTGCCGGATGCCCACGACAAGTCGAAGCGTCACGCGCCAGCCATGCTGACCACTGACCTCTCTTTACGGTTCGACCCTGTCTACGAAAAGATTTCACGGCGCTTCATGGAGAACCCGGACCTGTTTGCAGACGCGTTCGCCCGGGCGTGGTTCAAACTGACGCACCGCGACATGGGCCCGCGTTCACGCTATCTCGGTCCGGAGGTCCCGGCAGAAGAGCTCATCTGGCAGGATCCCATCCCTGCCGTCAATCACCCGCTGATCAATGCACAGGACATCGCCTCGCTTAAAGGTAAGATCCTTGATTCCCGCCTGTCCGTGTCAGAGCTGGTCTCGACCGCCTGGGCGTCGGCGTCCACCTTCCGTGGCTCCGACAAGCGCGGCGGTGCCAACGGTGCCCGGATCCGCCTCGCGCCGCAGAAGGACTGGGAAGTCAACCAGCCGGCCCGGCTGGCGAAGGTGCTCAGGACCTTAGAGGGCATCCAGAGCGCGTTCAACAGCGCAGCCTCCGGTGGCAAAAAGGTCTCGCTTGCTGACCTGATCGTCCTGGCCGGTTGTGCAGGCGTCGAGCAGGCTGCAAAGAATGCCGGTTACAATGTGACGGTCCCCTTCACGCCGGGACGCATGGACGCTTCGCAGGAACAGACCGATGTGGCCTCCTTCGCTGTGCTCGAGCCGAAGGCGGACGGCTTCCGCAACTACGAAAAGACCCGCTTTGCCGCATCGGCCGAGGAGTTGCTGGTCGACAAGGCGCAATTGCTGACCCTGACCGCGCCCGAGATGACGGTGCTCGTTGGCGGCATGCGTGTCCTGAAGACCAACTTCGGCGGATCACAGCACGGCGTCTTCACAAGGCGCCCGGAGGCGCTCACCAACGACTTCTTTGTAAACCTGCTCGACATGGGTACAGAGTGGAAGGCGGTTTCGGACGCCAGGGACATGTTTGAGGGGCGCGATCGCAGGACCGGCGAAGTCAGGTGGACCGGCACGCGTGTCGATCTCATCTTTGGTTCGAACTCCCAGCTCCGGGCTCTTGCCGAAGTCTATGGAAGCGCGGACGGGCAGTTGAAGTTTGTAGAGGACTTTGTTATGGCCTGGACCAAAGTGATGAACCTTGATCGCTTTGATCTCGCCAGATCATAA
- a CDS encoding MTH938/NDUFAF3 family protein, with translation MQTGFGWIEINGVRYDHDVIIHADGTVNKRKKKASKALKGEYGHTPLSRAELDFLSDEKPRKVFIGTGQDGDLPVTPDATAFLSRYETVTAPTPELLTLIGQEKERFVAILHVTC, from the coding sequence ATGCAGACCGGGTTTGGCTGGATAGAGATTAACGGGGTCCGGTACGATCACGACGTCATCATCCATGCGGATGGTACGGTGAACAAACGAAAAAAGAAGGCATCAAAGGCCCTGAAAGGGGAGTACGGGCACACGCCACTCTCCCGTGCAGAACTGGACTTCCTCTCCGATGAAAAGCCACGGAAAGTCTTCATCGGCACGGGCCAGGACGGCGATCTCCCGGTTACACCGGATGCAACGGCGTTCCTCTCCCGGTATGAAACCGTGACTGCACCGACACCCGAATTGCTTACTCTTATCGGGCAGGAAAAAGAGCGGTTCGTAGCGATCCTGCACGTCACCTGCTGA
- a CDS encoding ABC transporter ATP-binding protein, producing MITATNLVKKFDGFLALDDISFGFSDGEIFGIIGHNGAGKTTLLKIMSGLIAPTSGSLSVNGIDVVKDPVSLKGILGYLPEESRLYETMTAENYLAFFGEIYGLPLQVIRERSRQLLSVLSLEPNGKKIGEFSKGMKRKTAIARSLIHDPELLVYDEATSGLDPMTSRFIADYLRTLKKEGKTIVLSAHNLYQVEAICDRVMILRRGKMVAFGSMSELREQFGSLSYTIFFSIDNPGKLIGHSKTYRQEEGFYICEAESMGELNECTGLIHEAGGKVEKIESRYPSLEEMLLKIGK from the coding sequence ATGATCACCGCAACAAACCTTGTCAAAAAGTTCGACGGGTTCCTGGCACTCGACGATATCAGTTTCGGGTTTTCGGATGGCGAGATCTTCGGGATCATCGGGCACAACGGGGCAGGCAAGACCACGCTTTTAAAGATTATGTCAGGGCTTATCGCACCGACTTCCGGCTCGCTCTCTGTCAACGGGATCGATGTGGTCAAAGATCCGGTCTCGCTCAAGGGGATCCTCGGCTACCTGCCCGAGGAGTCCCGGCTCTACGAGACGATGACTGCCGAGAACTACCTTGCGTTTTTTGGGGAGATCTACGGGTTGCCGCTTCAGGTGATCCGCGAACGCAGCCGGCAGCTGCTCTCAGTGCTCTCGCTGGAACCCAACGGCAAGAAGATCGGGGAGTTTTCCAAGGGCATGAAGCGCAAGACGGCAATCGCACGGTCGCTCATCCATGACCCGGAGCTGCTGGTCTATGATGAGGCGACGAGCGGGCTTGACCCGATGACCTCTCGTTTCATTGCTGACTACCTGCGCACGTTAAAAAAAGAGGGCAAGACGATCGTGCTCTCGGCCCACAACCTGTACCAGGTAGAGGCGATCTGCGACAGGGTGATGATCCTCAGGCGCGGGAAGATGGTCGCTTTCGGCAGCATGTCTGAGCTCCGCGAACAGTTCGGCTCGCTCTCCTATACAATCTTCTTCTCTATCGATAATCCCGGAAAACTGATCGGGCATTCAAAGACATACCGGCAGGAGGAGGGGTTCTACATCTGCGAAGCGGAGAGCATGGGGGAGCTCAATGAGTGCACGGGGCTCATCCATGAGGCGGGAGGAAAGGTGGAGAAGATCGAGTCACGGTACCCGTCGCTTGAGGAGATGCTTTTAAAGATTGGTAAGTGA